The Microaerobacter geothermalis genome has a window encoding:
- the pstA gene encoding phosphate ABC transporter permease PstA has product MDVKLEQLIKKRKRINQINHWLFFAGTSVGIITLAILIYSILSKGLGWFDWQFLTSFPSRFAEKAGIKSALWGSIWLIALTAPISFILGVGTAIYLEEYAKKNWFSKLIQININNLAGVPSIVFGILGLTLFVRGIGFGRSLIAGALTMSLLILPIIVVSAQEAIRAIPETIRNASYALGSTRWQTIRNIVLPAAFPSILTGTILALSRAIGETAPLIMIGALTFVAFTPKSIFDSFTVLPIQIFNWTSRPQEEFQYVAAAGIMVLLIVLLTMNSIAIYLRNKFQRRF; this is encoded by the coding sequence ATGGATGTAAAATTGGAACAATTGATCAAGAAAAGAAAAAGGATCAATCAAATCAATCATTGGTTGTTTTTCGCCGGAACATCGGTTGGAATTATTACTCTTGCGATTCTTATCTATAGCATATTATCCAAAGGGTTAGGTTGGTTTGATTGGCAGTTCCTCACCAGCTTTCCTTCCCGTTTTGCTGAAAAGGCAGGAATCAAGTCAGCCTTGTGGGGGAGTATTTGGCTCATTGCCTTAACAGCCCCTATCTCCTTTATACTTGGTGTTGGAACAGCGATATATTTGGAAGAGTATGCAAAGAAAAATTGGTTCAGCAAATTGATCCAAATCAATATTAATAACCTGGCTGGGGTTCCTTCCATTGTATTTGGGATTCTGGGATTAACTCTCTTTGTAAGGGGAATCGGTTTTGGGAGAAGTTTAATTGCCGGGGCATTAACCATGAGTCTATTAATTTTGCCCATTATTGTTGTTTCTGCCCAAGAGGCGATTCGCGCCATACCTGAGACCATAAGGAATGCTTCGTATGCCTTGGGTTCAACCCGTTGGCAAACGATAAGGAATATTGTACTGCCTGCTGCGTTTCCCAGCATTTTAACCGGAACCATCCTTGCCTTATCCAGGGCGATCGGTGAAACAGCTCCTTTGATTATGATTGGAGCCCTTACCTTTGTTGCTTTCACGCCGAAGAGCATTTTTGATTCCTTCACTGTTTTGCCTATTCAAATCTTCAACTGGACCTCCAGGCCTCAGGAAGAGTTTCAGTATGTAGCTGCGGCAGGAATTATGGTTTTGCTTATTGTATTATTAACGATGAACTCCATCGCTATTTATTTACGGAATAAATTTCAGCGCAGATTCTAA
- the pstB gene encoding phosphate ABC transporter ATP-binding protein PstB, which produces MSIIEVKDLNLYYGDFHALKDISMNIEEKSICAFIGPSGCGKSTFLRTLNRMNDMIQGVHITGSVRILGENIYDPNVSVESLRKRVGMVFQQPNPFPKSVYDNIAFGPRMHGITKKNDLDEIVQESLKKAALWEEVKDYLKRPAYGLSGGQQQRLCIARALAVNPDILLMDEPTSALDPISTAKIEELIQELKNNYTIVIVTHNMQQAARVSDVTAFFLQGEVIECTETSTLFQNPRDKRTEDYITGRFG; this is translated from the coding sequence GTGTCTATCATTGAAGTAAAGGATTTAAATTTATATTATGGGGATTTTCATGCCCTAAAAGATATATCCATGAATATTGAGGAAAAATCCATCTGTGCATTTATTGGTCCGTCTGGTTGCGGGAAATCTACCTTTTTACGAACATTAAACCGGATGAATGATATGATACAGGGAGTTCATATAACCGGCTCCGTTAGAATCCTTGGAGAAAATATTTATGATCCGAACGTTAGTGTGGAATCCTTAAGAAAAAGAGTAGGAATGGTATTTCAACAGCCCAATCCTTTTCCTAAAAGTGTGTACGATAATATCGCCTTTGGTCCCAGAATGCATGGCATCACCAAAAAGAATGATTTGGATGAAATTGTTCAGGAGAGCTTAAAAAAGGCTGCCCTTTGGGAAGAAGTAAAGGATTACTTGAAAAGACCGGCCTATGGATTATCCGGCGGTCAGCAGCAGCGCCTTTGTATTGCCAGAGCCCTGGCAGTCAATCCGGACATCTTGCTGATGGATGAGCCTACCTCTGCCCTTGATCCGATTTCAACGGCAAAAATAGAGGAATTAATTCAGGAATTAAAGAATAATTATACCATTGTGATTGTTACCCATAATATGCAGCAGGCTGCCCGTGTATCTGACGTGACCGCATTTTTCTTGCAAGGTGAAGTGATTGAGTGTACGGAAACATCTACACTTTTCCAGAACCCAAGGGACAAAAGAACAGAGGATTATATTACCGGACGTTTTGGTTAA
- the phoU gene encoding phosphate signaling complex protein PhoU yields MNREAYSRSLNELKEKLLRMAEAVEISIDQSVRSLANLDKELAQKTLDRDVEIDQMDLEIGNKAITLIATQQPVAKDLRKIAAAMHISKDLERMADLACNLARVTIDFVDENLTLYKPLVDIPNMAKLTQEMVHDGINSYITENVDLARKMAEKDDEVDRIYQEILDELVEYMTENNKHIKEAMKFAFVARFLERMSDLATNIGEYVTYIVEAKKADLN; encoded by the coding sequence ATGAACAGAGAAGCTTACAGTCGTTCCCTGAATGAATTAAAGGAGAAGTTATTAAGAATGGCAGAAGCCGTTGAAATTTCCATTGATCAATCCGTCAGGTCCCTTGCCAATTTAGATAAGGAATTAGCCCAAAAAACCTTGGACCGGGATGTAGAGATTGACCAAATGGATTTAGAAATAGGGAATAAGGCAATCACACTGATCGCTACGCAACAGCCTGTTGCCAAGGACTTAAGAAAGATAGCAGCGGCCATGCATATTTCCAAGGATTTGGAGAGAATGGCTGATTTGGCATGTAATTTGGCAAGGGTAACCATCGATTTTGTTGATGAAAATTTAACCCTCTATAAACCTTTGGTGGACATTCCGAATATGGCAAAATTAACCCAGGAGATGGTTCACGATGGAATCAACTCCTATATCACCGAAAATGTGGATTTGGCCAGAAAAATGGCTGAAAAAGATGATGAAGTAGATCGGATTTATCAGGAGATATTGGATGAACTTGTTGAATATATGACCGAAAACAACAAGCATATTAAAGAGGCTATGAAATTTGCTTTTGTTGCCCGATTCCTGGAGAGGATGTCTGATCTGGCTACTAACATCGGTGAATATGTCACCTACATTGTGGAAGCCAAAAAAGCAGATTTAAACTAG
- a CDS encoding UDP-glucose dehydrogenase family protein, translated as MKITVIGTGYVGLVTGACLAHMGHDVICADISVEKIATLQSGGLPIWEHGLKGIIDGARNENRIQFTTDMAQAIQESEVLFIAVGTPSLPDGNADLSQLWSIVVQIATVSQSDKTIVIKSTVPVGTSDEVEAVLRHLSSDPLHFEVVSNPEFLRQGNAVYDFLHPDRIVIGCSSSRARKTMSLIYKDFSVPIQFCDRRSAEMIKYASNTFLAMKISYINMIAGLSEKVGANVDEVARGMGLDRRIGPSFLQAGIGYGGSCLPKDTSALLALGKRLDHELPLVEAAVKINKEQSQLIIKKLRHSLGSLNQKRIAILGLSFKPMTDDIREAPSLSVIRQCLKEGAIIRAYDPLVHDYPLKDITLCHDEYSAIQFCDAIVILTEWEQFRHLDWERISQKLRLPLIVDGRNIFSLKQMEAICEKYGLIYFSVGRPTIFGTFGCDAKEKTSILEELKAAINGL; from the coding sequence ATGAAGATTACCGTGATTGGCACAGGTTACGTCGGCTTGGTGACCGGAGCTTGTTTGGCCCACATGGGGCATGATGTCATTTGTGCCGATATCTCCGTGGAAAAAATTGCAACGTTACAGTCAGGCGGACTCCCCATTTGGGAGCATGGATTAAAAGGAATCATAGATGGGGCCAGGAATGAGAACCGTATTCAATTTACAACGGACATGGCCCAGGCCATTCAAGAATCAGAGGTCCTGTTTATTGCTGTCGGAACCCCCTCCCTCCCTGATGGAAATGCCGACCTCTCCCAACTGTGGTCCATTGTGGTGCAAATCGCAACGGTTAGCCAGAGTGATAAAACCATTGTGATTAAAAGTACAGTCCCTGTTGGGACATCGGATGAGGTAGAAGCCGTTCTTCGACATTTGTCTTCAGATCCTCTTCATTTTGAGGTCGTCAGCAACCCGGAATTCCTGCGCCAGGGAAATGCCGTTTACGATTTCCTTCATCCTGACAGAATTGTTATAGGCTGCTCCAGTTCAAGGGCAAGAAAAACTATGTCTCTAATCTATAAAGATTTCTCGGTTCCCATCCAGTTTTGCGACAGACGAAGTGCAGAAATGATCAAATATGCCTCCAATACCTTTTTGGCGATGAAAATTTCCTATATTAATATGATTGCCGGGCTCAGCGAGAAAGTGGGAGCCAACGTGGATGAGGTAGCCAGAGGAATGGGATTGGATCGGCGGATTGGTCCTTCCTTTCTTCAGGCGGGAATCGGGTATGGAGGTTCCTGTTTACCAAAGGATACCAGTGCCCTTCTTGCCCTTGGCAAGCGATTGGATCACGAACTTCCTCTGGTTGAGGCCGCTGTAAAAATTAACAAGGAGCAGTCTCAGCTGATCATCAAAAAGCTGCGCCATTCCCTTGGCTCATTGAATCAGAAGCGGATTGCCATCTTGGGATTGTCCTTTAAGCCAATGACGGATGATATTCGGGAAGCGCCTTCCCTGTCGGTTATCCGCCAATGCTTAAAGGAAGGGGCCATCATTCGGGCATATGATCCCCTTGTCCATGACTATCCTTTGAAAGACATCACCCTATGCCATGATGAATACTCGGCTATTCAATTTTGCGATGCCATAGTGATCTTGACGGAATGGGAGCAGTTCCGCCATTTGGATTGGGAGAGAATCAGCCAGAAATTGCGCCTCCCTCTGATTGTGGACGGCAGAAATATCTTTTCACTAAAACAAATGGAAGCCATTTGTGAGAAATATGGGTTGATCTATTTTTCTGTCGGACGACCTACGATCTTCGGCACATTTGGATGTGATGCCAAGGAAAAAACTTCAATCCTGGAGGAACTCAAAGCCGCTATTAACGGTTTGTAA
- a CDS encoding PstS family phosphate ABC transporter substrate-binding protein: MQKYKEGFSVNGLKKSFVVLGIFALTMILLVGCGAANDQKTEEKAAETKLSGEIQIDGSSTVFPISEAVAEEFMAANPDVRVNVGVSGTGGGFKKFTVGETDISDASRPIKDSEAQKAKENGIEYIEIPVAFDGLSVVVNPENDFVDYLTTEELKKIWEPNSQVTKWSQVREGWPDEEIKLYGPGTDSGTFDYFTEVINGEDGASRSDYTASEDDNVLVQGIAGDKYSLGYFGYAYYIENKDKIKVVPIDGGNGPIEPTDETVNNGTYAPLSRPIFIYVSKKSLQRPEVKAFVEYYLTEGPNFVPEVGYVPLPQDMYEKSLAEVQAVK; the protein is encoded by the coding sequence ATGCAAAAATATAAGGAGGGTTTTTCAGTGAATGGTCTTAAGAAATCATTTGTTGTACTAGGAATTTTTGCACTAACTATGATTTTGTTGGTGGGTTGCGGAGCAGCCAACGATCAAAAAACTGAAGAAAAAGCGGCGGAAACCAAATTATCTGGAGAAATTCAAATTGATGGTTCCAGCACGGTTTTCCCCATCTCTGAAGCGGTTGCCGAAGAATTTATGGCTGCAAATCCTGATGTTCGCGTAAACGTTGGGGTATCCGGTACTGGTGGAGGTTTTAAGAAGTTTACCGTAGGGGAAACGGATATCAGCGATGCCTCCCGTCCTATTAAAGATTCTGAAGCGCAAAAGGCAAAAGAAAACGGCATTGAATATATTGAAATTCCTGTGGCTTTTGACGGACTTTCTGTAGTAGTAAATCCTGAAAATGATTTTGTTGATTACTTGACCACTGAAGAATTAAAGAAAATTTGGGAGCCAAACAGCCAGGTAACCAAATGGAGTCAAGTTCGTGAAGGTTGGCCCGATGAAGAAATCAAATTATACGGACCTGGAACAGATTCCGGAACATTCGATTACTTCACTGAAGTAATTAATGGAGAAGATGGTGCCAGCCGTTCTGATTATACTGCCAGTGAAGACGACAACGTCCTTGTGCAAGGTATTGCCGGTGATAAATATTCCCTTGGATATTTCGGATATGCTTACTATATTGAAAACAAAGATAAAATTAAAGTAGTACCGATTGATGGCGGGAACGGCCCTATTGAACCAACTGATGAAACAGTGAATAATGGGACTTATGCCCCGCTATCTCGCCCGATATTCATCTATGTAAGCAAAAAATCCTTACAACGCCCTGAAGTGAAAGCTTTCGTAGAATACTACCTAACCGAAGGACCAAACTTTGTTCCCGAAGTAGGATATGTGCCACTGCCACAAGATATGTATGAAAAAAGTCTTGCAGAAGTTCAAGCAGTAAAATAA
- the pstC gene encoding phosphate ABC transporter permease subunit PstC → MSLPDKPFSLKGKRQPLGDLIVPKLLFFAALISIFTTVGIVLTLLLETINFFRVVPFFEFLTDTKWTPLFKPQHFGILPLLSGTLLVTIGASIVALPIGLASAIYLSEYAPDRARRIIKPILEVLAGVPTIVYGYFALTFVTPVIRIFLPDTGIFNALSASIVVGIMIIPMVSSLSEDAMGSVPKSLRDGAYALGATRFEVALKVVLPAALSGIVASFVLALSRAIGETMIVTIAAGATPKLTANPLESIQTMTAYIVQVSLGDTPYGSIEYLTIFAVGMTLFVITLLMNIIAQWITRRFKEEYK, encoded by the coding sequence ATGTCGTTACCGGATAAACCTTTTTCATTGAAAGGAAAACGGCAGCCTTTAGGAGATCTCATAGTTCCGAAGTTGCTGTTTTTTGCTGCGCTAATCTCAATTTTTACAACCGTGGGAATTGTTCTTACGCTACTGCTGGAAACTATTAACTTCTTTCGGGTCGTTCCCTTTTTTGAGTTTCTGACGGATACAAAATGGACACCTCTGTTTAAGCCACAACATTTTGGAATCCTTCCTTTATTGAGCGGCACGCTTCTGGTTACCATTGGAGCGAGCATTGTTGCTTTACCCATCGGATTAGCTAGTGCCATCTATTTAAGTGAATATGCCCCTGATCGGGCAAGGAGAATCATTAAACCAATTTTGGAAGTCCTTGCTGGAGTTCCAACTATTGTTTACGGCTATTTTGCCCTTACATTTGTCACTCCGGTGATAAGGATCTTTTTGCCCGATACGGGGATTTTTAATGCCCTAAGTGCTAGCATTGTGGTTGGAATCATGATTATTCCGATGGTTTCCTCCCTCAGCGAAGATGCCATGGGATCCGTACCAAAGTCCCTTAGAGATGGTGCTTATGCCTTGGGTGCCACAAGATTTGAAGTGGCTCTTAAAGTGGTCCTTCCTGCTGCCCTTTCAGGTATTGTCGCTTCATTTGTATTGGCATTATCCAGGGCCATTGGGGAGACGATGATTGTTACAATCGCAGCCGGCGCTACTCCAAAATTGACAGCGAATCCCTTAGAAAGTATTCAAACGATGACCGCCTATATTGTTCAGGTCAGCCTTGGGGATACACCATATGGTAGCATCGAATATTTGACAATTTTTGCTGTTGGGATGACTTTATTTGTCATCACCCTTCTAATGAATATCATTGCTCAGTGGATTACTCGCCGCTTTAAGGAGGAGTATAAATAA